A region from the Dendropsophus ebraccatus isolate aDenEbr1 chromosome 1, aDenEbr1.pat, whole genome shotgun sequence genome encodes:
- the LOC138789295 gene encoding A-kinase anchor protein 8-like isoform X2, with translation MEWRSGDRYLGGGGFPGGDGYGYTRDSHWSSPGSGMPPYDGGGTGSYYDRPEWSGYDYPEPEGGYERGWEQRPPHRGQPGWRGDPRGGFRGNSGPTPSKRRKKRKKQPNMPKADPEGDELEKVKYTIQNFFFGGGFKVKRKHWKILHNNIPEAGQPAPKKRWKRRKSGSKEGGNAREAAQSTTTEIDQEDGRQKETEPSQSSSKQHQETEKKIELCLINGIQYYCYLCQFRTFYEEEYNLHMQSSFHKEHLEFVKKKLPSKSADVLQKQIEDRNKISKERCNMVEDLDATVVKVFRNRDFTLGLGMEQFLKKVDVAHCAACDMFLPMQFFNLQQHIKTTLHKKKCKIMMATSKHMALSKAMNALKYMPTESKLGQNPLNDDEETTRGGCSTDLSQMPCITHSDTEGEEDDDLQVL, from the exons ATGGAGTGGAGAAGCGGAGACAGATACCTGGGAGGAGGGGGATTTCCTGGAGGAGACG GATATGGCTATACCCGGGACTCACACTGGTCGTCACCAGGATCTGGGATGCCCCCCTATGATGGAGGAGGCACAGGGAG TTACTACGACCGACCAGAATGGAGCGGATACGACTATCCTGAGCCTGAGGGAGGATACGAAAGAGGATGGGAGCAGCGGCCTCCTCATCGTGGGCAGCCGGGGTGGAGGGGGGACCCAAGAGGAGGCTTCAGGGGTAACTCTGGGCCCACCCCATCTAAAAGACGTAAAAAGCGTAAAAAGCAACCTAATATGCCAAAAGCGGACCCAGAAGGGGATGAACTTGAGAAAGTGAAGTATACAATACAAAACTTCTTCTTTGGCGGAGGGTTCAAGGTGAAAAGAAAGCACTGGAAG ATACTACACAATAATATTCCTGAAGCAGGACAACCAGCCCCGAAGAAGCGTTGGAAGAGGCGAAAGTCAGGATCAAAGGAAG GTGGCAATGCTAGGGAGGCGGCCCAAAGCACGACCACG GAAATAGACCAAGAAGATGGAAGACAGAAGGAAACAG aACCTTCACAGTCATCTAGCAAACAGCATCAAGAGACCGAAAAGAAAATAGAATTATGTCTTATAAATGG CATCCAGTATTACTGCTATCTGTGTCAGTTTCGCACATTCTACGAGGAGGAGTATAACTTACACATGCAGAGCAGTTTCCATAAGGAACATTTAGAATTTGTAAAGAAGAAGCTTCCCAGTAAGAGTGCAGACGTCCTGCAG AAGCAAATAGAGGACAGAAATAAGATATCTAAGGAGCGGTGCAATATGGTTGAAGACCTTGACGCTACAGTTGTCAAAGTATTTCGAAATCGGGATTTCACCCTAG GACTGGGCATGGAGCAGTTTTTGAAGAAGGTTGATGTCGCTCATTGTGCTGCATGTGACATGTTTTTGCCTATGCAGTTCTTTAACctacagcaacatatcaaaaccaCCTTACACAAGAAGAAATGCAAG ATCATGATGGCAACCTCCAAACATATGGCGCTTTCCAAAGCAATGAATGCACTGAAATACATGCCGACCGAGAGCAAACTG GGCCAAAACCCCTTAAATGATGATGAGGAGACCACCAGAGGCGGCTGTAGCACTGATTTATCCCAGATGCCATGTATTACTCACTCTGACACAGAAGGAGAGGAAGATGATGACTTACAG GTTCTGTGA
- the LOC138789295 gene encoding A-kinase anchor protein 8-like isoform X1, producing the protein MEWRSGDRYLGGGGFPGGDGYGYTRDSHWSSPGSGMPPYDGGGTGSYYDRPEWSGYDYPEPEGGYERGWEQRPPHRGQPGWRGDPRGGFRGNSGPTPSKRRKKRKKQPNMPKADPEGDELEKVKYTIQNFFFGGGFKVKRKHWKILHNNIPEAGQPAPKKRWKRRKSGSKEGGNAREAAQSTTTEIDQEDGRQKETEPSQSSSKQHQETEKKIELCLINGIQYYCYLCQFRTFYEEEYNLHMQSSFHKEHLEFVKKKLPSKSADVLQKQIEDRNKISKERCNMVEDLDATVVKVFRNRDFTLGLGMEQFLKKVDVAHCAACDMFLPMQFFNLQQHIKTTLHKKKCKIMMATSKHMALSKAMNALKYMPTESKLGQNPLNDDEETTRGGCSTDLSQMPCITHSDTEGEEDDDLQSSFIGDDEDDSGSDCSTELPPVVGEAPQIPHNTLPDPIREKKGDFGFKVTEQEDTKNS; encoded by the exons ATGGAGTGGAGAAGCGGAGACAGATACCTGGGAGGAGGGGGATTTCCTGGAGGAGACG GATATGGCTATACCCGGGACTCACACTGGTCGTCACCAGGATCTGGGATGCCCCCCTATGATGGAGGAGGCACAGGGAG TTACTACGACCGACCAGAATGGAGCGGATACGACTATCCTGAGCCTGAGGGAGGATACGAAAGAGGATGGGAGCAGCGGCCTCCTCATCGTGGGCAGCCGGGGTGGAGGGGGGACCCAAGAGGAGGCTTCAGGGGTAACTCTGGGCCCACCCCATCTAAAAGACGTAAAAAGCGTAAAAAGCAACCTAATATGCCAAAAGCGGACCCAGAAGGGGATGAACTTGAGAAAGTGAAGTATACAATACAAAACTTCTTCTTTGGCGGAGGGTTCAAGGTGAAAAGAAAGCACTGGAAG ATACTACACAATAATATTCCTGAAGCAGGACAACCAGCCCCGAAGAAGCGTTGGAAGAGGCGAAAGTCAGGATCAAAGGAAG GTGGCAATGCTAGGGAGGCGGCCCAAAGCACGACCACG GAAATAGACCAAGAAGATGGAAGACAGAAGGAAACAG aACCTTCACAGTCATCTAGCAAACAGCATCAAGAGACCGAAAAGAAAATAGAATTATGTCTTATAAATGG CATCCAGTATTACTGCTATCTGTGTCAGTTTCGCACATTCTACGAGGAGGAGTATAACTTACACATGCAGAGCAGTTTCCATAAGGAACATTTAGAATTTGTAAAGAAGAAGCTTCCCAGTAAGAGTGCAGACGTCCTGCAG AAGCAAATAGAGGACAGAAATAAGATATCTAAGGAGCGGTGCAATATGGTTGAAGACCTTGACGCTACAGTTGTCAAAGTATTTCGAAATCGGGATTTCACCCTAG GACTGGGCATGGAGCAGTTTTTGAAGAAGGTTGATGTCGCTCATTGTGCTGCATGTGACATGTTTTTGCCTATGCAGTTCTTTAACctacagcaacatatcaaaaccaCCTTACACAAGAAGAAATGCAAG ATCATGATGGCAACCTCCAAACATATGGCGCTTTCCAAAGCAATGAATGCACTGAAATACATGCCGACCGAGAGCAAACTG GGCCAAAACCCCTTAAATGATGATGAGGAGACCACCAGAGGCGGCTGTAGCACTGATTTATCCCAGATGCCATGTATTACTCACTCTGACACAGAAGGAGAGGAAGATGATGACTTACAG AGCTCCTTCAtaggtgatgatgaggatgactCCGGAAGTGACTGCAGCACAGAGTTACCACCAGTAGTCGGTGAAGCCCCCCAGATACCGCACAATACTCTCCCTGACCCCAtaagagagaagaaaggagattTTGGTTTTAAAGTCACCGAGCAGGAGGACACTAAGAATTCCTAA